Proteins found in one Bartonella krasnovii genomic segment:
- the mnmE gene encoding tRNA uridine-5-carboxymethylaminomethyl(34) synthesis GTPase MnmE has protein sequence MDTIFAVSSGLLPSGVAVIRVSGSHVVNVVKTLCGCLPKPRFMHYGNLTARDGSFLDAALTVFFPAPHSFTGEDCAEFHLHGGKAVVNRFLDELSTFSGCRMAEAGEFSRRAFMEGKLDLVQAEGLADLIEAETESQRRLAVMGASGHLTELYRDWRHKLMKARAFIEAELDFSDEADVPNSLSDKVWKDVEDLCRSLQKHIDEGERASILRDGLKIVIAGAPNSGKSSIMNRLAGRSVAIVTDEAGTTRDALEMRLVFGGLPVFLTDTAGFRETENKIEQLGIEVARQHVREADLVIFVYDMTKPKEIELPETSAEIWHIGNKLDLCEKSEFDFFIQFSASTGLNFDYFIKELETFCSRRASEIGNLVPARKRQLQLLKEAVKEIEASVNYTSLDLSLRAEHLRRASDFLGKITGDIDVEDLLDIIFSEFCIGK, from the coding sequence GTGGATACAATCTTTGCCGTTTCGAGTGGATTGTTGCCTTCAGGGGTTGCAGTCATTCGAGTTTCTGGTTCTCACGTTGTAAATGTTGTTAAAACGCTTTGTGGTTGTTTGCCTAAGCCGCGTTTTATGCATTATGGGAACCTTACGGCTCGTGATGGTAGCTTTTTGGATGCTGCTTTGACGGTTTTTTTTCCTGCTCCTCATAGTTTTACAGGAGAAGATTGTGCAGAGTTTCATTTGCATGGAGGAAAAGCGGTTGTAAATCGTTTTCTTGATGAATTGTCTACATTTTCTGGATGTCGTATGGCTGAAGCAGGTGAGTTTTCTCGTCGTGCTTTTATGGAAGGAAAATTAGATCTTGTTCAAGCAGAAGGTCTTGCTGATTTAATAGAAGCAGAAACGGAAAGTCAGCGGCGTTTGGCAGTTATGGGTGCTAGTGGGCATTTAACAGAACTTTATCGCGATTGGCGGCATAAACTTATGAAAGCACGTGCTTTTATTGAAGCAGAACTTGACTTTTCTGATGAAGCTGATGTTCCAAATTCACTATCTGATAAAGTTTGGAAAGATGTAGAAGATCTTTGTCGTTCTCTTCAAAAACATATTGATGAGGGAGAACGTGCAAGTATCTTACGTGATGGGTTAAAAATTGTTATTGCTGGTGCTCCAAATTCTGGAAAATCAAGTATCATGAATCGTTTGGCCGGAAGATCTGTTGCTATTGTGACAGATGAGGCAGGAACGACGCGTGATGCTTTAGAGATGAGGCTTGTTTTTGGTGGTTTACCAGTTTTTTTGACAGATACTGCTGGTTTTAGAGAGACAGAAAATAAAATTGAGCAATTAGGAATAGAAGTTGCAAGGCAGCATGTTAGAGAAGCTGATTTGGTTATTTTTGTTTATGATATGACAAAGCCAAAGGAAATTGAACTACCAGAAACTTCAGCTGAAATATGGCATATTGGTAATAAACTTGATCTTTGTGAAAAAAGTGAATTTGATTTTTTTATACAGTTTTCTGCATCAACAGGTTTGAATTTTGACTATTTTATTAAGGAACTTGAGACATTTTGTTCACGTCGTGCTTCTGAAATTGGAAATCTTGTTCCGGCGCGCAAAAGGCAACTTCAACTCTTAAAAGAGGCTGTTAAAGAAATTGAGGCTTCTGTGAATTACACTTCTCTTGATCTCAGTTTACGTGCAGAACATCTTCGTCGTGCCAGTGATTTTCTTGGAAAAATTACGGGTGATATAGATGTTGAAGATTTACTTGATATTATTTTTTCGGAATTTTGTATTGGTAAATAA